A single genomic interval of Meleagris gallopavo isolate NT-WF06-2002-E0010 breed Aviagen turkey brand Nicholas breeding stock chromosome 6, Turkey_5.1, whole genome shotgun sequence harbors:
- the BET1 gene encoding BET1 homolog: MGGYGRNKLELAFVWQGSYNQCYKEHPEGDGAPTGNYGYTNSGYSVYEEENERLTESLRTKVSAIKSLSIEIGTEVKNQNKLLSEMDNDFDSATGLLGATMGRLRRLSRGSQTKLLCYMMLFALFVFFVTYWIIKLR; this comes from the exons ATGGGTGGCTATGGAAGGAACAAGCTGGAGTTGGCCTTTGTTTGGCAAGGGTCTTACAATCAGTGCTATAAGGAGCATCCAGAAG GTGATGGAGCACCAACTGGAAACTATGGCTATACTAACAGTGGGTACAGTgtatatgaagaagaaaatgaaaggttaACAGAAAGTCTGCGCACTAAAGTCAGTGCAATAAAATCA ctttctaTTGAAATTGGAACAGaagttaaaaatcaaaacaaattgTTATCAGAAATG GATAATGATTTTGACTCTGCAACCGGACTTCTAGGTGCGACTATGGGCAGACTCAGAAGGCTGTCCAGAGGGAGCCAGACAAAACTATTATGCTACATGATGCTCTTtgcattatttgttttttttgtaacatACTGGATTATTAAACTGAGGTGA